The DNA segment CTCGGCGTCGCGATCGTTCCCGCGCTCGTGCTGATCGACCGCCCCGGGCTGCGCGCGGTGCGGCTCGCCGAACGGGCGCTCGACCGCACGATCAGCCTCGCGCGGCCGACCGACGTCGCGCCGACCGCGGCGGTCGAGGTCATGCGGCAGACGATCGAGACGGAGGCGACGGCGTTCGCGGCGCGGGCGGGCGAGACCATGCGGGCGGCGGTCTGACCGCTGCGACGGACATGACGGATGCCGCGGGGCCGGCCCCGCGGCATCCGCTGCCGATCAACGACGGGTGATCACGGCGTGGAGCAGGCCACGCCCGAGCACTGCGGCTGCGTGAGGTTGCCCGCCGCCGTGTTGCCGCCGCCATCGGTCGAGCCGGTGGCTGCGATGCCCTGGCCCGCGTTGTCGACCGCGGTGTTCTTCACGACGAGGCTGTTCGCCACGAGGAGCCCCGCGCCGCCGTTCGCCGAGCTCGTGTTCTGCGAGAGCGTCGTCCCTGCGCTCTCGTTCCGCACGACGATGCCGTCGCTCCAGCTGGCGCTCACCTGGTTCTGCGTGAACGCCGTGCCGGTCGCCCACCCGAAGGCCGCGAGTCCGTGCTGACGTGACCCGGTCACGACGTTGCGCGAGACCGCGTTGCCGTGCGACCCGTCCGCGACGGAGATGCCCCACGTGTTGCCGTCGACGGTGTTCTGCGTGACGGTGTTGCCGGTGCTCAGGCCGAGGCGCACGCCGTCGCGACCGTTCGCCGAGACGGTGTTCTTCGCCACGAGGTGCTGCCCGCCCCCGGCGAGGTTGACGCCCTGGTCGTTGGCCGACACGGTGAGCTTGCTCACGGTGGCGCCCCACGACTGGTCGAGCACGACACCCGCCTGGAAGCCGGTCACCGTGCCGCGGGTGATCGTGACGCCGGTGCGGCCCGCCGCGCGGACGGCGGCCCACCCGGTCGCGTACGCGCCCGGACCCGAGATCGTGTGGCCGCGGAGGTCGAGCGTGACGTCATCGGCCCCGATGACGAGCCCGTCCGAGGAGCCGTCGCAGACGAGGTCCGCGGTCAGCACGGTGTCGACCGTGATGACGTCGCCGCAGGCCGGCCCGTCGAGGGCTGATGCGGGTGCGCTCCCGACGAGCGCCGCGGTCGCGGCGAGAGCCAGGGCGGATGCCGCGGCTGCGGCCCTGCGCGTGATGGTGGACATTGCGAACCTCTTCCCCTCGCCGTCAGCACCGACGGCGATCCGGTACGGCCCGGCCGGGTCGCGGGACCCACGCTAGAAGCCCTGATCAGGGCGGTCAAGAGGATCGATCGCGCCACGGGCGGAATGCGCCGCGTACTGGGGGTGCGCGGCGGCGGCCTGTCGAAGGTCGACCAGGAGGTCGCGCAGCCGTTCGAGCGCAGGCAGTGCGGCGTCGAGCGCGGCGAGGTCCTCCGGGGGCAGGGCGGATGCCGCGTCGGCCACGATCGCGGCCGAGGCGCGGTCGAAGCGCACGAACAGGTCGAGGGCGTGGGCGGATGCCACGACGTCGACGCCCCGGCCGTCGCCGGCTCGGGGCGTGCGCGTGATGAGCCCGTCGCGTTCCATCCGATTCAGCAGGTTGCTGACGGTCGGGCGGCCGAGGCCGAGCGCGTCGGCGAGCTCGCTCGGCGACGCGACCGATCCGCGCGGGAGTGCACGGATCACCTCGACCTGCGCGTCGGGGAGTTCGGGCAGCCCTTCGCGGCGGCGTGCGGCACCGAGGATCGCACGGCGGAGTGGCGAGACGACGGCGGCGAGCCGGGCGGCGTCGAAGCTCATGACGTCGCCTTCGGGCCCTGCTCGTCACGGGCTCCGACACGCTCGACGCTCATCGACGGTCGCGCGTTGAGCACGTCGGGGTGGAACCCCGCCGCGCGCTTGTAGGCGGCGGCGATCTCCGCGAGCTCCTCCGCGGGGATCACATCGTGGATGTCGGCGAACCCCTCGGGCGCGCGCTCGTAGGCGAGCTGCATGACGCGCTCGGGACCGGTCTGCCGGGTCATCCCGAGCAGTGCCGCGGTCGCGGGCCTCCGGTCGGTCTCGTAGGCGTCGAGTGCCGCGGTGATGGAGGGGGCCGTCGCGAGGTGGAAGGCGAGGGTGCGTGCGTCGAGGATCGCCTGGGAGCCGCCGTTCGACCCGTTCGGGTACATCGCGTGGGCGGCGTCGCCGACGAGGGTGGTGCGGCCGAAGGTCCAGCGCGGCAGCGCGTCGCGGTCGACCATCGGGTACTCGAGGATCTCGTCGGCGGCGGCGATCGCGGCTGGAACGTCGAGCCAGTCGAACCGCCAGTCGCGGAACAGCTCGACGATCGGCGCCGGGTCGACCGCGCGGTTCCAGTCGGCGTCGGGGGAGCCCTCGCCTCGGCGTTCCGCGATGAAGTTCACGCGCTGCAGCCCGGCCTCGTCGGGGGCGCCCAGGGGGTAGGCGACGAACTTCTGGTCGCCGTCGCCGGCCATGATCATCGTGCGCCCGTCGAGGTATCCGGGGATCACGGCGGTGCCGCGCCACAGCGTGAGGCCGCTCCACGGCGGCGCCCCCTCCGTGGGGTAGCGGATCGCGCGGAGCGCCGAATGGATGCCGTCGGCGCCGATGACGAGGTCGCCGGTCGCCTCGACCGGGCCCGCGTCGGTGTCGAAGACGGCAGTGACCGTCTCGGCGCCCTCGGACACGTCGGTGAGGCGATGCCCCGTCTCGATGACCTCGCCCAGGCGTTCCCGCACGAGCTCGACCAGCGCGAGCTGCAGGCGACCTCGATGCACCGAGAGCTGCGGCCACCGGTATCCGGCATCGAGCCCGCGCGGCTCGGACCAGATCGGCTGGCCGAGGCGGTTGAAGTAGGCCAGGCGCGACGGTGCGACGCCCAGGGCCTCGATGCGGTCGGCGACCCCGAGCTCGGTGAGCTCGCGGACGGCGTGCGGCAGCAGGTTGATGCCGACGCCGAGCCCGCGGATCTCGGGCGCCCGCTCGAAGATGCGGATGTCGCGGATGCCGACGGCCTCGAGGCTGAGGGCCGTGGCGAGGCCGGCGATGCCGGCTCCGACGATGACGACGTTCATGGTTGCCGTGCTCCTGTCTGCGCGACCACGTCAGCGCGCCAGAGTAGTTTTGCACGTGAACTAGTTTTCGTCCATCGCTGCACCGAGTGACGGCGCGGGCCGGGGCGGAGGGTAGAATCGACGGCCGCCCGCATCACGAGGAGTCCGCACATCAGCACCACGACGGTCACGCCCATCGCCGAGGAGCAGGCAGCGCTCGACCGCATCCGCCAGGTCGTCGCCGGGCTCGTCGAGCAGGAATCCGAGGCGCTGCGCACGATGCTCGCGCGACCGAGCGATGAACTCAACCTCACCGAGCGCGATGCGCTCGTCGCGCACCACGCGCGGCGCCTGCACGGGCTCCGGACCGCGCAGTACGGACTGCTGCTCGGGGGCGTCGAGACCGACGAGGGTGAACGGCGACGCATCGGCCGCATCGGGCTCAGCGATCCCGACGACGGCGAGCGGTTGCTCATCGACTGGCGCGCACCCGTGGCGCGCCCCTTCTACACGGCGACGCCGCTGCACCGCGACGGCGTGAAGACCCGACGCCGCGTCACCTCGACCGATCGTGCCGTGACCGCGGTGCACGACGAGTCGCTGCTGCTCGACGACCTGGGCGAGCTCGACGGCGGCACGGCCGCCGGCGACCGTGCGAATCCCTCGTCCGACGGCGCACTGCTCGCAGCACTCGAACGGCCGCGCACGGCCCACATGAGCGACATCGTCGGCACGATCCAGCGCGAACAGGATGCGATCATCCGCGACCCCATCCAGGGCACGCTCGTCGTGCAGGGCGGGCCGGGCACCGGGAAGACCGCGGTCGCACTGCAGCGCGCGGCCTACCTGCTCTACGAGCACCGCGAACGTCTCGCGAAGTCCGTGGTGCTCGTCGTCGGACCGAACCAGCGGTTCCTCGAGTACATCTCCCAGGTGCTCCCGTCGCTCGGCGAGGACTCGGCGGTGCTCGTCACCCCGGGGACGCTGGTGCCCGGTGTCGCCGCGACCGCGACCGAGACGCCGATCGCGGCCGCGTACAAGGGCCGGCTCGACATCGCCGACGCATTGAAACGGGTCGTGCGCGAGTTCGAGGTCCCGGACACGGCCGCCCGGGTGCTCCGCCCGGCGGGCCTGAAGCCGATGACTCTCGACGCGGCCCTGCTCCGCCGCGTCCGCGGTCGCGGACGCTCCGGCGGGGCCGCGCACAACGCCGCCCGGCCGAGGTTCGAGAAGGCGCTCCTGACCGAGATCCTCCGGATCGAGGACGCCGAGCACGGCTCCACGGCCATGGAGGACCACGAGCGTCGGGCCGACTGGGCTGAGGACCCGGCAGTCCAGGAGCTCTTCGACGACCTGTGGCCGCTGCTGGATCCGGTCGAGGTCGTGCGCGACCTGTTCAGCGACCCGACGCGGTTCGACCGGGCCTTCCCTCAGCTCGACGCGGGCCTGCGCGGCGAACTCCTGCGGCCCCGCGAGCACGGACTCACCCCGGCCGACATCCCGCTCGTCGACGAACTCGCCGAACTGCTCGGCGATGACCCGCGCCCGGCCGCGGCCGCCGCGGCGCGCGCCCGAGCAGACCGGGCCGTCGACCTCGCCTACGCGCAGAACGTGCTCGACATGGTCGCGGACGCCGATGCCGACGAGGATCACCTCGCCGCGCCGGTCTCGATCGTGACGGCCGCGACCCTGGCCGACCGGCAGCTCGCCGGCGACGGACGGACGCCGGCCGAGCGCGCGATGACGGATCGCGAGTGGGTCTACGGGCACGTCATCGTCGACGAGGCGCAGGAGGTCAGCCCGATGCTGCTGCGGGCGCTCATCCGGCGGTGCCCGACCCGATCGATGACCCTCGTGGGCGACGCGAACCAGTACACCGCGACCGACGCGCCGTTCACGTGGTCGGGCCTGCTCGACCCGCAGGTGCCGAGGTGGCGCCGCGCGGACCTCACCGTCAACTACCGCACGCCGGGCCGCATCATGCGGCTGGCCACGGGCGTGCTGCGACGCATCGACCCGGCCGCGGCCGACCCGTCCTCGGCCCGCGACGGCGACCACGAGCCACGCGTGCTGCGAGTGGACGCGGCGCGGCTCGGCGAGACCACCGCGCTCGCGGCGGAGGAGGCGCTCGCCGAGAGCGAGGGCACCGTCGGGGTCATCGCGCCGCGCGGGCTCCTCGGCGCGCTCGCGGGCGTGCACGCCGCAGAGGCGGCGCAGGCAGCCGCGGCCGGGACATCCGCTCGGCTCTGGCTCGGCACGCCCGACGACGCCAAGGGCCTCGAGTTCGACGCCGTCGTGGTCGCCGTCCCGGCGATGCCGGAACCGCACGCGATCACGGCCGCGACCTGGAAGCGGCTGTACGTCGCCCTCACCCGGCCCACGCAGCGGCTGACGGTCGTCCAGGTCGGCGACGCCATCCGCTGACCGCCCGTCGGTCGGCCGGCATCGGCATCCGCCCCCGCGGTCCGCCCGTGCCGGACGTCCGGCAGGATCTCGAGCGGGACCCGGCGCCCGAAGGTAGTCTGAGCGGGCGGGTCGCGGCGCGACGCCCCGAGGGCGTTGCGCGCGGCGGCTCGACGGGCACGAACCTCGAACCCCTGCCCGAACGGAGCAGCCGACCGATGTCCTGGGACGATGACGCATTCGGCGATGGCCGACGCGTTCCGGGTGCGCGCGCGGCGCCGCGCGAGATCGCGTTGCGCATCGCGGGCGGGCTCGGACTCGTCGCGGCAGTGGTGGCGTTGGTCGTCGGCGTGGTGTCGACGGTCACCTTCTGGGGCGTCGCGACCAATCCGGAGGGATTCGCGGCGCTCTCCGCCTCGGGGCAGGGCGCGCCGGTGCCGCCGCTGAGCGGGTCCGCCGATGCCGGGAACGTCGGCGCCGACTCGGCTGACCGGTCGACCGGCGACCCG comes from the Agromyces marinus genome and includes:
- a CDS encoding right-handed parallel beta-helix repeat-containing protein, with the protein product MSTITRRAAAAASALALAATAALVGSAPASALDGPACGDVITVDTVLTADLVCDGSSDGLVIGADDVTLDLRGHTISGPGAYATGWAAVRAAGRTGVTITRGTVTGFQAGVVLDQSWGATVSKLTVSANDQGVNLAGGGQHLVAKNTVSANGRDGVRLGLSTGNTVTQNTVDGNTWGISVADGSHGNAVSRNVVTGSRQHGLAAFGWATGTAFTQNQVSASWSDGIVVRNESAGTTLSQNTSSANGGAGLLVANSLVVKNTAVDNAGQGIAATGSTDGGGNTAAGNLTQPQCSGVACSTP
- a CDS encoding flavin-dependent oxidoreductase, giving the protein MNVVIVGAGIAGLATALSLEAVGIRDIRIFERAPEIRGLGVGINLLPHAVRELTELGVADRIEALGVAPSRLAYFNRLGQPIWSEPRGLDAGYRWPQLSVHRGRLQLALVELVRERLGEVIETGHRLTDVSEGAETVTAVFDTDAGPVEATGDLVIGADGIHSALRAIRYPTEGAPPWSGLTLWRGTAVIPGYLDGRTMIMAGDGDQKFVAYPLGAPDEAGLQRVNFIAERRGEGSPDADWNRAVDPAPIVELFRDWRFDWLDVPAAIAAADEILEYPMVDRDALPRWTFGRTTLVGDAAHAMYPNGSNGGSQAILDARTLAFHLATAPSITAALDAYETDRRPATAALLGMTRQTGPERVMQLAYERAPEGFADIHDVIPAEELAEIAAAYKRAAGFHPDVLNARPSMSVERVGARDEQGPKATS
- a CDS encoding HelD family protein; amino-acid sequence: MLARPSDELNLTERDALVAHHARRLHGLRTAQYGLLLGGVETDEGERRRIGRIGLSDPDDGERLLIDWRAPVARPFYTATPLHRDGVKTRRRVTSTDRAVTAVHDESLLLDDLGELDGGTAAGDRANPSSDGALLAALERPRTAHMSDIVGTIQREQDAIIRDPIQGTLVVQGGPGTGKTAVALQRAAYLLYEHRERLAKSVVLVVGPNQRFLEYISQVLPSLGEDSAVLVTPGTLVPGVAATATETPIAAAYKGRLDIADALKRVVREFEVPDTAARVLRPAGLKPMTLDAALLRRVRGRGRSGGAAHNAARPRFEKALLTEILRIEDAEHGSTAMEDHERRADWAEDPAVQELFDDLWPLLDPVEVVRDLFSDPTRFDRAFPQLDAGLRGELLRPREHGLTPADIPLVDELAELLGDDPRPAAAAAARARADRAVDLAYAQNVLDMVADADADEDHLAAPVSIVTAATLADRQLAGDGRTPAERAMTDREWVYGHVIVDEAQEVSPMLLRALIRRCPTRSMTLVGDANQYTATDAPFTWSGLLDPQVPRWRRADLTVNYRTPGRIMRLATGVLRRIDPAAADPSSARDGDHEPRVLRVDAARLGETTALAAEEALAESEGTVGVIAPRGLLGALAGVHAAEAAQAAAAGTSARLWLGTPDDAKGLEFDAVVVAVPAMPEPHAITAATWKRLYVALTRPTQRLTVVQVGDAIR
- a CDS encoding MarR family winged helix-turn-helix transcriptional regulator, producing MSFDAARLAAVVSPLRRAILGAARRREGLPELPDAQVEVIRALPRGSVASPSELADALGLGRPTVSNLLNRMERDGLITRTPRAGDGRGVDVVASAHALDLFVRFDRASAAIVADAASALPPEDLAALDAALPALERLRDLLVDLRQAAAAHPQYAAHSARGAIDPLDRPDQGF